A single window of Shewanella sp. Choline-02u-19 DNA harbors:
- the mnmC gene encoding FAD-dependent 5-carboxymethylaminomethyl-2-thiouridine(34) oxidoreductase MnmC: MTVSKIIQSILAIKNTKDAVIAILGLDSVSTITDLIEYQSASKSRLTVKIFCAIDEHIEQLFASQACRDLLQTRPETQLVAIEGCQRVKLNQGALIIDFHLGHYEQQLRQISVSSTHLIAHWICAAAINLHSIEETLFWQMAKHSNDSCDCLISDKLPVDIQQELYKLSQLVGFNGLNSSNTDNVPLMERQALRAQQLSQQAPYPIHAVNSADEIAVIGGGIACASLVLSLAERKQKTAVFCEDSDLAQAASGNRQGAIYPLLTPDNNTLSQYFQQAYLFSLHRLASLSNQNHAIDFDLCGVLHTGHDERSRKRVLKIVNGHHWCVNIAHAVTAQQSSELAGIDIDETGIFYPLGGWVAPQDLCRASLEQASRLSDVSIHLNTQITALEKSDAGWFLVSNKQRLGPYKTVVVANGKSLTRFEQTKHLQVTGFRGQVSHAPTRAKLSKLSTVLCANGYMTPMNDALHCLGASYIKDAANLDYSPQEQVDNLHKIQQSYLNKDWNRDIDISKHSARVGVRMVTRDHAPMMGPVPDLEAIMALYDKHQLTPESRKFWQSNAAPVHNGLYLLGGLGSRGLSSGLLAAEALAAQICGEVMPISTDFIALLNPNRMWMRKLLKGKSVESGSE, encoded by the coding sequence ATGACAGTGAGTAAAATTATTCAGTCTATCTTAGCCATTAAAAACACTAAAGACGCCGTCATAGCCATACTCGGATTGGACTCAGTAAGCACAATAACGGATCTCATTGAGTATCAATCTGCATCAAAATCCAGGTTAACAGTTAAAATATTTTGCGCTATTGATGAGCATATTGAGCAACTATTTGCATCGCAAGCATGTAGAGATCTGTTGCAGACTCGTCCCGAAACTCAGCTTGTGGCTATCGAAGGTTGTCAGCGTGTCAAATTAAACCAAGGTGCCCTAATCATTGATTTTCATCTTGGTCATTATGAACAGCAATTACGTCAGATCTCCGTTAGCAGCACACATTTAATAGCGCATTGGATTTGCGCCGCCGCAATCAATTTACACAGCATTGAAGAGACCCTCTTCTGGCAAATGGCCAAACACAGTAACGATAGCTGCGATTGCTTAATCTCAGATAAGTTACCGGTCGATATTCAACAAGAACTATACAAACTGAGTCAATTGGTCGGTTTTAACGGTTTAAATTCAAGCAACACCGATAATGTGCCTCTGATGGAGCGTCAAGCACTTAGAGCACAACAATTAAGTCAACAAGCCCCCTATCCTATTCATGCAGTCAATAGCGCTGATGAAATAGCTGTCATTGGCGGCGGCATTGCTTGCGCAAGCTTAGTGTTGTCGCTCGCTGAGCGTAAACAAAAAACCGCAGTATTTTGTGAAGACAGTGATTTAGCCCAAGCTGCATCAGGCAACAGACAAGGGGCTATTTATCCACTACTCACGCCTGATAACAATACCTTAAGTCAGTATTTTCAACAGGCCTATCTTTTTAGCTTGCATCGATTAGCTTCACTCTCCAATCAAAATCATGCAATCGACTTTGATCTTTGTGGTGTGTTGCACACAGGTCATGATGAGCGTAGCAGAAAACGGGTGCTGAAAATTGTTAACGGTCACCATTGGTGCGTTAATATTGCACACGCCGTTACTGCACAGCAATCGAGTGAGCTAGCTGGTATAGACATTGACGAAACTGGAATATTCTATCCATTAGGCGGTTGGGTTGCGCCACAAGACCTCTGCAGAGCATCACTTGAACAAGCAAGCCGATTATCGGATGTATCAATCCATTTAAACACCCAAATAACAGCACTTGAAAAAAGTGATGCTGGCTGGTTTTTAGTCAGTAATAAACAACGTTTAGGCCCATACAAAACAGTGGTGGTAGCCAACGGTAAGTCACTCACTCGGTTTGAACAGACTAAGCATCTACAAGTTACCGGGTTTAGAGGTCAAGTCAGCCATGCGCCAACGAGAGCAAAATTGTCTAAACTAAGCACGGTTTTGTGTGCTAATGGCTATATGACCCCGATGAATGACGCCCTACATTGTTTAGGCGCCAGTTATATCAAAGATGCTGCCAATTTGGATTATAGTCCGCAAGAGCAAGTTGATAACTTACACAAGATCCAACAGAGTTATTTAAATAAGGACTGGAATCGTGATATCGATATATCCAAGCACAGCGCCCGAGTCGGCGTGCGGATGGTAACTCGCGATCACGCACCGATGATGGGGCCCGTTCCCGATCTAGAGGCCATTATGGCGCTCTACGATAAACATCAGCTCACACCAGAAAGTAGAAAATTTTGGCAAAGTAATGCCGCCCCCGTTCATAACGGACTCTATTTATTAGGCGGATTGGGCTCTAGAGGATTAAGTTCAGGTCTTTTAGCGGCTGAAGCGCTAGCCGCTCAAATTTGTGGAGAAGTGATGCCAATAAGCACTGACTTCATCGCACTGTTAAACCCAAACAGAATGTGGATGCGTAAACTGTTGAAGGGGAAATCCGTAGAGAGCGGCTCAGAATAA